A genomic region of Roseateles amylovorans contains the following coding sequences:
- a CDS encoding phage holin family protein, with amino-acid sequence MNSQDLGLADRLRRVVERTLELARVRLELLGVELQAELLRLFAALTGLLLALLLGATALLMLLFAALMWVPDAWRAPLGLGLGVLCLLAALLSWRWARQQLSQGMPFAASVAELNRDRRALDSEWGAR; translated from the coding sequence ATGAATTCGCAGGATTTGGGCCTGGCCGATCGGCTCCGGCGTGTCGTCGAACGAACGCTGGAATTGGCCCGGGTGCGCCTGGAATTGCTGGGCGTGGAGCTGCAGGCGGAGCTGCTGCGGCTGTTCGCCGCCTTGACCGGGCTGCTGCTGGCCCTGCTGCTGGGCGCCACGGCGTTGCTGATGCTGTTGTTTGCCGCACTGATGTGGGTACCGGACGCGTGGCGCGCACCGCTGGGTCTGGGGCTGGGCGTGCTGTGCCTGCTCGCGGCCTTGCTCAGCTGGCGCTGGGCGCGCCAGCAGCTCTCGCAAGGCATGCCGTTCGCTGCCAGCGTGGCCGAGCTGAACCGCGACCGTCGGGCGCTCGACAGCGAATGGGGTGCCCGCTGA
- a CDS encoding efflux transporter outer membrane subunit yields MKKSKLTALSAAALAVLLTGCMNLAPSHQRPEAPVSPQWPQGPGAEAPGAQAAAQLQWQQFFGDARLRELIALALKNNRDMRIAMLNVDVARAQAGVAAANRWPTVNLGANASRGPTTTSSGDVRIVNSYQAGLQISAYELDLFGRLRNSSESAFASYLASAEAARTAQITLVAGVATSYLAVQADEELLALTRQTLATREDSLKLMQLKFDNGAASNLDLSTAKSSYEAARATLAQLERTRQQDLNSLTLLVGQTLPQDLTAAQPLGSQTMGALLAGLPSEVLVQRPDVRQAEQQLAAAEANIGVARAAFFPSISLTTSVGTASSALSDLFSRTAWSIAGSALMPIFDAGRNRSNLEAAKANREIAVAQYEKVVQTAFKEVADALAGRATLDEQLRAQDAQAEAEATRLQLVELTYRNGAASSLDLLDAQRATFAAQQSALQVRLAQLQNQVQLYKVLGGGVDPAQRPS; encoded by the coding sequence ATGAAGAAGAGCAAATTGACCGCGCTGTCGGCGGCGGCCCTGGCCGTGCTGCTGACCGGCTGCATGAACCTCGCGCCGTCGCATCAGCGGCCGGAGGCCCCGGTGTCGCCGCAGTGGCCGCAAGGCCCCGGTGCGGAAGCGCCGGGTGCGCAGGCGGCCGCCCAACTGCAGTGGCAGCAGTTCTTTGGCGATGCGCGGCTTCGCGAGCTGATCGCGCTGGCGCTGAAGAACAACCGCGACATGCGCATCGCGATGCTGAACGTCGATGTGGCGCGCGCCCAGGCCGGCGTCGCGGCGGCGAATCGCTGGCCCACGGTGAACCTCGGCGCGAATGCGTCCCGCGGTCCGACGACCACCAGCTCCGGCGATGTCCGCATCGTCAACAGCTACCAGGCCGGTCTGCAGATCAGCGCCTACGAGCTGGACCTGTTCGGCCGCCTGCGCAACAGCAGCGAGTCGGCCTTCGCCAGCTACCTGGCCAGTGCCGAAGCCGCACGCACCGCGCAGATCACGCTGGTGGCCGGCGTGGCGACGTCCTACCTGGCGGTGCAGGCGGATGAAGAGCTGCTGGCGCTGACTCGCCAGACCCTGGCCACCCGCGAAGACAGCCTCAAGCTGATGCAGCTGAAGTTCGACAACGGTGCCGCGTCCAACCTGGACCTGAGCACCGCCAAGTCGTCCTACGAAGCTGCTCGCGCCACGCTGGCGCAGTTGGAGCGCACCCGTCAGCAGGATCTGAACTCGTTGACGCTGCTGGTCGGACAGACGCTGCCGCAGGACCTCACCGCCGCGCAGCCGCTGGGGTCGCAGACCATGGGCGCGCTGCTCGCGGGACTGCCGTCGGAGGTGCTGGTGCAGCGTCCGGACGTCCGTCAGGCGGAGCAGCAGCTGGCGGCGGCGGAAGCCAACATCGGTGTGGCCCGTGCGGCGTTCTTCCCGAGCATTTCGCTGACCACCAGCGTGGGCACGGCCAGCAGCGCCTTGTCGGACCTGTTCAGTCGCACCGCCTGGAGCATCGCCGGATCGGCCCTCATGCCGATCTTCGATGCGGGCCGCAACCGCTCCAACCTCGAGGCCGCCAAGGCCAACCGGGAGATCGCGGTGGCGCAGTACGAGAAGGTGGTGCAGACCGCCTTCAAGGAAGTGGCCGATGCCCTGGCCGGCCGCGCCACGCTGGATGAGCAACTGCGCGCCCAGGACGCCCAGGCCGAGGCCGAGGCCACCCGGCTGCAACTGGTTGAGCTGACCTACCGCAACGGCGCGGCCTCCAGCCTCGACCTGCTGGACGCCCAACGCGCGACCTTCGCAGCACAGCAAAGCGCGTTGCAGGTGCGTCTGGCTCAACTCCAGAACCAGGTGCAGCTCTACAAGGTGCTGGGCGGCGGCGTGGATCCTGCGCAACGCCCGTCCTGA
- a CDS encoding YgiQ family radical SAM protein, whose translation MSRAEMIQLGWDSCDIIIVSGDAYVDHPSFGMAVIGRTLEAQGFRVGIIAQPDWQSAEAFQALGKPNLFFGVAAGNMDSMINHYTADRKIRSDDAYTPGGEAGKRPDRATLVYTQRCKEAFKDVPVIIGGIEASLRRIAHYDYWQDKVRRSILVDSKADLLVYGNAERAIIEIAHRLAQKKPIESITDVRGTAFMRRPDDASLDGWFEIDSTDVDAPGKVDALLSPYMTTEEAAADQGTDCAKQQGEAAGAAVTPAEPGMPVVKPIQIIRKTMARTGGDGRALTTPRDRTVIRLPAFEQVRSDPVLYAHANRVLHLETNPGNARALVQRHSSGGVDRDVWLNPPPIPLSTSEMDHVFDLPYARSPHPIYADKDGSHDHSTKIPAWEMIRFSVNIMRGCFGGCTFCSITEHEGRVIQSRSEDSVIREIEDIRDKVKGFTGIISDLGGPTANMWHIGCKSPEIEAACRKPSCVYPGICPNLHTDHGPLIKLYRRARALRGVKKILIGSGLRYDLAIESPEYIQELVTHHVGGYLKIAPEHTEGGPLSKMMKPGIGTYDRFKQLFEQASAAAGKKQYLIPYFIAAHPGTADEDMMNLALWLKRNGFRADQVQTFYPSPMATATAMYHSGKNPLKKVTRDSEAVDIVKGERRRRLHKAFLRYHDPNNWPLLREALKDMGRADLIGNGKHHLIPTFQPTTDGTYQSARRKNSTEAGTKTAPNKPRAGQILTQHTGLPPRETGAARAPQRPSGAGVRSAAGGGSSSGSTSASRGTSARPARPNTASGSAATVGPRSAAKRGRR comes from the coding sequence ATGAGCCGGGCCGAGATGATCCAGCTGGGCTGGGACAGCTGCGACATCATCATCGTCAGCGGCGACGCCTATGTGGACCATCCCAGCTTCGGCATGGCGGTGATCGGCCGCACACTGGAGGCCCAGGGATTCCGCGTCGGCATCATTGCGCAGCCGGATTGGCAATCGGCGGAGGCCTTCCAGGCCCTGGGCAAGCCCAACCTGTTCTTCGGCGTGGCGGCCGGCAACATGGATTCGATGATCAACCATTACACGGCTGATCGAAAAATCCGCTCCGACGACGCCTACACGCCGGGCGGCGAAGCGGGCAAGCGTCCGGACCGGGCCACGCTGGTCTACACCCAGCGCTGCAAGGAAGCCTTCAAGGACGTGCCGGTGATCATCGGCGGCATCGAGGCGTCGCTGCGGCGCATCGCCCACTACGACTACTGGCAGGACAAGGTCCGTCGGTCGATCCTGGTGGACTCGAAGGCCGACCTGCTGGTCTACGGCAACGCCGAGCGCGCAATCATCGAGATCGCCCATCGGCTCGCACAGAAAAAGCCAATCGAATCCATCACCGACGTGCGCGGCACCGCCTTCATGCGGCGCCCGGATGACGCGTCGCTGGACGGCTGGTTCGAGATCGACTCCACCGATGTCGACGCGCCCGGCAAGGTCGATGCGCTGCTCAGCCCTTACATGACCACCGAGGAGGCCGCCGCCGACCAGGGCACCGACTGCGCCAAGCAGCAGGGCGAGGCGGCCGGCGCGGCCGTCACCCCCGCCGAACCTGGCATGCCGGTGGTCAAGCCGATCCAGATCATCCGCAAGACCATGGCCCGCACCGGTGGCGATGGCCGTGCGCTGACCACCCCGCGCGACCGCACCGTCATCCGGCTGCCGGCCTTCGAGCAGGTCCGCAGCGACCCGGTGCTCTACGCCCATGCCAACCGCGTGCTGCACCTGGAGACCAATCCGGGCAATGCGCGCGCGCTGGTGCAACGGCACTCCTCCGGCGGCGTGGACCGGGACGTCTGGCTCAATCCGCCGCCGATTCCGCTGTCGACGTCGGAGATGGACCATGTCTTCGACCTGCCCTATGCCCGCAGCCCGCATCCCATCTATGCGGACAAGGACGGCAGCCACGACCACAGCACCAAGATACCCGCGTGGGAAATGATCCGGTTCTCGGTGAACATCATGCGCGGCTGCTTCGGCGGCTGCACCTTCTGCTCGATCACCGAGCATGAGGGCCGGGTGATCCAGAGCCGCAGCGAGGATTCGGTCATCCGCGAGATTGAGGACATCCGCGACAAGGTCAAGGGCTTCACCGGCATCATCTCGGACCTGGGCGGACCCACTGCCAACATGTGGCACATCGGCTGCAAGAGCCCGGAAATCGAGGCCGCCTGCCGCAAGCCCAGCTGCGTCTATCCCGGCATCTGCCCCAACCTGCACACCGACCACGGTCCGCTGATCAAGCTGTACCGGCGCGCCCGCGCGCTGCGCGGCGTCAAGAAGATCCTGATCGGCTCGGGCCTGCGCTATGACCTGGCGATCGAATCGCCGGAATACATCCAGGAGCTGGTGACCCACCATGTGGGCGGCTATCTGAAGATTGCGCCGGAGCACACCGAGGGCGGCCCGCTGTCCAAGATGATGAAACCGGGCATCGGCACCTACGACCGGTTCAAGCAGCTGTTCGAGCAGGCCAGCGCCGCCGCCGGCAAGAAGCAGTACCTGATCCCTTACTTCATCGCCGCGCATCCGGGCACCGCGGACGAGGACATGATGAACCTGGCGCTCTGGCTCAAGCGCAACGGCTTCCGGGCCGACCAGGTGCAGACCTTCTATCCCAGCCCGATGGCGACCGCGACCGCGATGTACCACTCCGGCAAGAACCCGCTGAAGAAGGTGACCCGCGACAGCGAGGCGGTGGACATCGTCAAGGGCGAGCGCCGTCGCCGCCTGCACAAGGCCTTCCTGCGCTATCACGATCCCAACAACTGGCCGCTGCTGCGCGAAGCGCTCAAGGACATGGGCCGCGCCGACCTGATCGGCAACGGCAAGCACCACCTGATCCCGACCTTCCAGCCGACGACCGACGGCACCTATCAATCGGCGCGGCGCAAGAACTCGACCGAAGCCGGCACGAAGACGGCGCCGAACAAGCCGCGCGCCGGTCAGATCCTGACTCAGCACACCGGCTTGCCGCCTCGGGAAACCGGCGCGGCCCGCGCGCCGCAGCGCCCCTCGGGCGCGGGCGTGCGGTCGGCCGCTGGCGGCGGGTCGTCCTCAGGGTCGACCAGCGCGTCGCGCGGCACCTCGGCACGCCCGGCCCGTCCCAACACGGCCTCGGGCAGCGCCGCCACGGTGGGTCCGAGGTCGGCCGCCAAACGCGGCCGCCGGTGA
- a CDS encoding efflux RND transporter permease subunit, with the protein MARFFIDRPIFAWVIALFILVFGGVAITQLPIAQYPTVAPPSLSINVAYPGASAKTLDEAVVSVIEQELNGAPGLAYMESVSQANGTGAITVTFESGTNIDLAQVEVQNRLSRATPRLPAAVTQQGVRVDKARSNFLLFVTMSSKDGSMDPIALGDYAARNVVPEIQRIAGVGQAQLFGTEQAMRIWLDPAKMQSFNLSPAEVNAAITAQNALVPAGVLGDRPNTSSQTMSATIVVKGQLENKEQFGNIVLRANTDGSTVRLKDVARIELGGQSYSTYARLNGKPSTGVGVQLSPTGNALGTAKAVKARMEELKKFFPAGVEYNVPYDSSKFVSISIEQVVHTLIEAIVLVFLVMFLFLQDWRYTLIPTLVVPVALLGTFGIMLALGFSINVLTLFGMVLAIGILVDDAIVVVENVERIMSEEGLSPREATKKAMSQISGAIIGITTVLIAVFIPMAFFAGSVGNIYRQFSLAMVASMALSALMALSLTPALCATLLKPVDAGHHHEKRGFFGWFNRGFSRTAKGYEGWVARLLKRSGSMMVAFVAVVAVVGWLYVRMPTSFLPNEDQGYLIVNVQLPPGATSNRTEAAVATVEEFLHKQPEVADTIGVIGFSFSGQGQNAALIFVPLKPWDERKGAEHSASAVAGRVMGAMMMGVRDAFIFPLSPPPIQELGNATGFALRLQDRGGLGHEALLNARNQLMGMASKSKLIATIRPDGLEDAPQLQIDIDRAKAQALGVGFDTIARVLGTQLGSSYVNDFPSSGRMQRVVVQADAARRSTPEDVLKLNVTNASGADVPVSAFATSRWITGQMQATRYNGYPAMRLAGDPAPGASSGQAMKELENMISQLPPGIGFEWTGLSREERLSGSQAGILLAFSLLAVFLCLAALYESWSIPLSVILVVPLGLLGALAGATLRGMPNDVYFKVGLITIIGLSAKNAILIIEFAKDLQAQGKGLIESILEAAHLRFRPIIMTSMAFILGVTPLFFASGAGAASQRAIGTGVLSGMITATVLAVVFVPVFFLVVRRFFKGSERQRRMHAHELEGTSAKHADGI; encoded by the coding sequence ATGGCACGTTTCTTCATTGATCGCCCCATCTTTGCGTGGGTGATCGCCCTCTTCATCCTGGTCTTCGGCGGCGTGGCGATCACGCAGTTGCCGATTGCCCAGTACCCGACCGTGGCCCCGCCGTCGCTGTCGATCAACGTCGCCTATCCGGGCGCGTCGGCCAAGACGCTGGACGAGGCGGTGGTTTCCGTCATCGAACAGGAGCTCAACGGCGCCCCCGGACTGGCCTACATGGAGTCCGTCAGCCAGGCCAACGGCACCGGCGCGATCACGGTGACCTTTGAATCGGGCACCAACATCGACCTGGCGCAGGTGGAAGTCCAGAACCGGCTGTCGCGCGCCACGCCCCGCCTGCCGGCGGCGGTGACGCAGCAGGGCGTGCGGGTGGACAAGGCCCGCTCCAACTTCCTGCTGTTCGTGACGATGTCGTCCAAGGACGGCTCGATGGACCCGATCGCGCTGGGCGACTATGCCGCCCGCAACGTCGTGCCGGAAATCCAGCGGATCGCCGGCGTCGGCCAGGCGCAGCTGTTCGGTACCGAGCAGGCCATGCGCATCTGGCTGGATCCGGCCAAGATGCAGTCGTTCAACCTCAGCCCCGCCGAGGTGAATGCCGCGATCACCGCGCAGAACGCGCTGGTGCCCGCGGGCGTGCTGGGCGACCGTCCCAACACCAGCAGCCAGACGATGTCCGCGACCATCGTGGTCAAGGGCCAGCTCGAAAACAAGGAGCAGTTCGGCAACATCGTCCTGCGCGCCAACACCGACGGCTCCACCGTCCGGCTCAAGGACGTGGCCCGCATCGAGCTCGGCGGCCAGAGCTACAGCACCTACGCCCGCCTGAACGGCAAGCCGTCCACCGGCGTGGGCGTGCAGCTCTCGCCGACCGGCAATGCGCTGGGCACCGCCAAGGCCGTCAAGGCCCGGATGGAGGAACTCAAGAAGTTCTTCCCCGCCGGCGTGGAATACAACGTTCCCTACGACTCGTCCAAGTTCGTCAGCATCTCCATCGAGCAGGTGGTCCACACCCTGATCGAGGCCATCGTCCTCGTGTTCCTGGTGATGTTCCTCTTCCTGCAGGACTGGCGCTACACCCTGATCCCCACGCTGGTGGTGCCGGTGGCGCTGCTGGGCACCTTCGGGATCATGTTGGCCCTCGGTTTCTCGATCAACGTGCTGACCCTGTTCGGCATGGTGCTGGCGATCGGTATCCTGGTCGACGATGCGATCGTCGTCGTGGAGAACGTCGAGCGCATCATGAGCGAGGAGGGCCTGTCCCCGCGTGAGGCGACCAAGAAGGCGATGAGCCAGATCTCGGGCGCCATCATCGGCATCACCACGGTGCTGATCGCGGTGTTCATCCCGATGGCCTTCTTCGCCGGCTCGGTGGGCAACATCTACCGCCAGTTCTCGCTGGCGATGGTGGCGTCGATGGCGCTGTCCGCGCTGATGGCGCTGTCGCTGACCCCGGCGCTGTGCGCCACGCTGCTCAAGCCGGTCGACGCCGGTCACCACCATGAGAAGCGCGGCTTCTTCGGCTGGTTCAACCGCGGCTTCTCGCGCACGGCCAAGGGTTACGAAGGCTGGGTCGCGCGACTGCTCAAGCGCAGCGGCTCGATGATGGTCGCCTTCGTGGCGGTGGTGGCGGTAGTCGGCTGGCTGTATGTGCGCATGCCCACCAGCTTCCTGCCCAACGAAGACCAGGGTTACCTGATCGTCAATGTGCAGTTGCCCCCGGGCGCCACGTCCAACCGGACCGAAGCCGCCGTGGCCACCGTCGAGGAATTCCTGCACAAGCAGCCGGAAGTCGCCGACACCATCGGCGTGATCGGTTTCTCGTTCTCCGGCCAGGGCCAGAACGCGGCGCTGATCTTCGTGCCGCTCAAGCCGTGGGACGAGCGCAAGGGCGCCGAGCATTCGGCGTCGGCGGTGGCCGGTCGGGTGATGGGCGCGATGATGATGGGCGTGCGTGACGCGTTCATCTTCCCGCTCTCGCCCCCGCCGATCCAGGAACTGGGCAATGCCACCGGCTTCGCGCTGCGACTGCAGGACCGCGGCGGCCTCGGCCACGAGGCCCTGCTGAATGCACGCAACCAGCTGATGGGCATGGCGTCCAAGAGCAAGCTGATCGCCACCATCCGTCCGGACGGCCTGGAAGATGCGCCGCAGCTGCAGATCGACATCGACCGCGCCAAGGCGCAGGCGCTGGGCGTGGGCTTCGACACCATCGCCCGGGTGCTGGGCACGCAGCTGGGCTCCAGCTATGTGAACGACTTCCCGAGCAGCGGCCGCATGCAGCGTGTCGTGGTGCAGGCGGATGCGGCTCGTCGCTCGACGCCTGAAGACGTGCTCAAGCTTAACGTGACCAACGCCTCGGGCGCCGATGTGCCGGTCTCGGCCTTCGCCACCAGCCGCTGGATCACCGGCCAGATGCAGGCCACCCGCTACAACGGCTATCCCGCGATGCGGCTGGCCGGCGATCCGGCCCCGGGCGCCTCGTCCGGTCAGGCGATGAAGGAACTCGAGAACATGATCTCGCAGCTCCCGCCCGGCATCGGTTTCGAGTGGACCGGCCTGTCGCGCGAAGAGCGGCTGTCGGGATCGCAAGCAGGCATCCTGCTGGCGTTCTCGCTGCTGGCGGTGTTCCTGTGCCTGGCCGCGCTGTATGAGAGCTGGTCGATCCCGCTGTCGGTGATCCTGGTGGTGCCGCTGGGCCTGCTCGGCGCACTGGCCGGCGCGACCCTGCGCGGCATGCCCAATGACGTGTATTTCAAGGTCGGCCTGATCACCATCATCGGCCTGTCGGCGAAGAACGCGATCCTGATCATCGAGTTCGCCAAGGACTTGCAGGCGCAAGGCAAGGGCCTGATCGAGTCGATCCTGGAGGCGGCGCACCTGCGCTTCCGCCCGATCATCATGACCTCGATGGCCTTCATCCTGGGCGTGACCCCGCTGTTCTTTGCCAGCGGCGCCGGTGCGGCCAGCCAGCGCGCGATCGGTACCGGCGTGCTGTCGGGGATGATCACTGCGACGGTGCTGGCGGTCGTGTTCGTGCCGGTGTTCTTCCTGGTGGTGCGTCGTTTCTTCAAGGGCAGCGAACGCCAGCGCAGGATGCATGCGCATGAACTCGAAGGCACGTCTGCCAAGCATGCGGACGGCATCTGA
- a CDS encoding efflux RND transporter periplasmic adaptor subunit: MPLSHESSGSTPRLKAGARMLYLLPLVVSLAAVLTACSKEEKAAGAPGGGMPPANVGVVTVGTQAVALQSELPGRVEALRTAQVRARVNGVVLKRLFTEGSEVKAGQALFLIDPAPYQAALDSANATLAKAQANLAQASAQAERNKPLADAKAISQQEYITSVATAKSAEADVAAAKASVVQAKLSLDYAHVYAPISGRIGRALVTEGALVGASDATQLALIQQVSSVYVNFTQSANEVQNMRRALAAGQLRSAGSNAAQVEIVLDDGSVYGRPGKLLFTDLTVDPTSGQVTLRAEVPNGDGLLLPGQYVRVRVAQAELPSAIMLPQQAVTRGSTGDTVLVVGADNKPAPRKIKVGNAIGNQWVVLDGLKAGERVIADGFQKMMVPGAPVNPVPFSPASAASGAAPAASAAASH, encoded by the coding sequence TTGCCTCTGTCTCACGAATCGTCGGGGTCGACGCCGCGCCTGAAGGCCGGTGCGCGCATGTTGTATCTGCTGCCCCTGGTGGTGTCGCTGGCAGCGGTGCTGACCGCTTGCAGCAAGGAAGAAAAGGCCGCGGGCGCACCCGGTGGCGGCATGCCGCCGGCCAATGTCGGCGTGGTGACCGTGGGCACCCAGGCGGTGGCGCTGCAAAGCGAGCTGCCGGGCCGTGTGGAAGCGCTGCGCACCGCCCAGGTTCGCGCCCGGGTGAACGGCGTCGTGCTCAAGCGGCTGTTCACCGAAGGCTCGGAAGTGAAGGCCGGCCAGGCGCTGTTCCTGATCGATCCCGCGCCCTACCAGGCTGCCCTGGACAGCGCCAACGCCACCCTGGCCAAGGCCCAGGCCAACCTGGCGCAGGCCTCGGCCCAGGCGGAGCGCAACAAGCCGCTGGCCGATGCCAAGGCGATCAGCCAGCAGGAATACATCACCTCGGTGGCCACCGCCAAGTCGGCCGAGGCCGACGTGGCCGCCGCCAAGGCTTCGGTGGTGCAGGCCAAGCTGAGCCTCGATTACGCCCATGTCTATGCGCCGATCTCCGGCCGCATCGGCCGGGCGCTGGTGACCGAAGGCGCGCTGGTCGGCGCCTCCGACGCCACCCAGCTGGCCCTGATCCAGCAGGTCAGCAGCGTCTATGTGAACTTCACCCAGTCCGCCAACGAGGTGCAGAACATGCGCCGCGCCCTGGCCGCGGGTCAGTTGCGCAGCGCCGGCAGCAATGCCGCGCAGGTCGAGATCGTGCTGGATGACGGCAGTGTCTACGGCCGCCCCGGCAAGCTGTTGTTCACCGACCTGACGGTGGACCCGACCTCCGGCCAGGTGACCCTGCGCGCCGAAGTGCCCAACGGCGACGGCCTGCTGCTGCCCGGCCAGTATGTGCGGGTGCGGGTGGCGCAGGCGGAACTGCCGTCGGCCATCATGCTGCCGCAGCAGGCGGTGACCCGCGGCTCCACCGGTGACACGGTGCTGGTCGTCGGCGCCGACAACAAGCCCGCACCGCGCAAGATCAAGGTCGGCAATGCCATCGGCAACCAATGGGTGGTGCTGGACGGCCTGAAGGCCGGCGAGCGCGTCATCGCCGACGGCTTCCAAAAGATGATGGTCCCCGGCGCCCCGGTCAATCCGGTCCCGTTCTCGCCCGCCAGCGCAGCCTCCGGCGCGGCCCCGGCGGCCTCCGCTGCGGCCAGCCACTGA
- a CDS encoding TetR family transcriptional regulator, whose protein sequence is MARRTKQEAQETRSRLLDAAELLFHERGVSRTSLQDIAQAAGVTRGAVYWHFEDKVQLFNAMMERATMPLEEGIEAATSPSPDRPLEDLRLGLMNVFHCTVHNARTRRAFEIANLRVEFVGEMATIRDRKVAAHREWTAHNREAFERAISLKQLPDGLDTQEAAVGLMALVGGLLHHWILDPDAFDLIDVGQHRLEHFLSSLAHPVTNRFAPLTDAERRTLGRQAICEATKPSKTDSVAHTGLPDAVHPEE, encoded by the coding sequence ATGGCACGCCGAACCAAACAAGAAGCCCAGGAGACCCGCAGCCGCCTGCTTGATGCAGCGGAGCTGCTCTTTCATGAGCGCGGGGTCTCCCGAACCTCGCTGCAGGACATCGCCCAGGCCGCCGGGGTCACCCGCGGGGCGGTGTACTGGCACTTCGAAGACAAGGTGCAGCTGTTCAACGCCATGATGGAACGGGCCACCATGCCGCTGGAGGAAGGCATCGAGGCCGCCACCTCGCCGTCGCCGGACCGGCCGCTGGAGGACCTGCGGCTGGGGCTGATGAATGTCTTCCACTGCACCGTCCACAACGCCCGCACCCGCCGCGCCTTCGAGATCGCCAACCTGCGGGTGGAGTTCGTGGGGGAGATGGCCACCATCCGCGACCGCAAGGTGGCCGCCCACCGGGAATGGACCGCCCACAACCGGGAAGCCTTCGAACGCGCGATCAGCCTGAAGCAACTGCCCGACGGGCTGGACACCCAGGAAGCGGCCGTCGGCCTGATGGCGCTGGTGGGCGGCTTGCTGCATCACTGGATCCTGGATCCGGACGCCTTCGACCTGATCGACGTCGGCCAGCATCGCCTGGAGCACTTCCTGTCCAGCCTGGCCCACCCGGTCACCAACCGCTTCGCCCCGCTGACCGACGCCGAGCGCCGCACCCTGGGCCGGCAGGCGATCTGCGAAGCCACCAAGCCGTCGAAGACCGACAGCGTCGCCCACACCGGCCTCCCCGACGCCGTCCATCCCGAGGAATAA